One window of the Manihot esculenta cultivar AM560-2 chromosome 14, M.esculenta_v8, whole genome shotgun sequence genome contains the following:
- the LOC110631265 gene encoding probable LRR receptor-like serine/threonine-protein kinase At3g47570, whose amino-acid sequence MKMRLSNKNFSSSLSIFIFSFLLCFSSTTSSGNETDLQALLEFRSKITHDPFMILSSWNVSSHFCQWQGVTCGRRHRRVTVLNLQSLKLAGYISPYIGNLSFLRELNLQNNSFSREIPQEIGYLRRLKELKLSNNSISGRIPTNLSSCSNLIDILLGGNKLERDVPAELGGLSKLRILSIFENKLTGRIPISLGNLSQLQKLSLSNNRLAGTVPESLGQLRNLAFVGFRSNKLSGNIPPSIFNLSSIREIDMGENHFHGNLPSDIGFSLPNIRWFGISYNEFTGKIPSSFSNASNLEVLLLIGNQLAGDVPSLAKLQRLRALSLTSNYLGTGKNDDLNFIYSITNATGLKELTINGNNFGGVIPEIIGNLSTSLTILLLDNNRLIGRIPPGIGNLVGLQDLEMWNNQLSGFIPHTIGKLQNLVVLALNNNTFSGRIPSSIGNLTNLIQLLLEQNNLSGSIPSTLGRCGSLIGMDLSQNNLSGSISTQILSLSSLSIYLDLSLNNLTGELSMEVGNLKGLSEFDVSGNKLSGEIPNSLGSCISLEILHLNDNNFQGSIPSSLSSLKALQVLDLSDNHLSGEIPEFLSHFSLLELLNLSYNNLTGMVPSKGIFKNASATSVEGNNMLCGGIPKFHLPKCRSVRDNKSGSVLKLKLAIAIISGILGVTLVLLFLFLFFKQKKRNEPTPDLSEKKILELSYQNLYNATDGFSSENMIGKGSFGSVYKGTLDERATLIAIKVFDLMRHGAFKSFQAECEALRNIRHRNLVKVLTVCSSVDYQGNDFKALVYEFMINGSLEEWLHLPTAENEADVVAPRNLKILQRLNILIDVAHAIDYLHHHCETQIVHCDLKPSNILLDEEFTGHVGDFGLAKFLLNPTDMDNRANQSSSIGVRGTMGYAPPEYGMGNEISTNGDVYSYGILLLEMFTGKRPTDEKFNKGFNLHGFVKEALPDNVTEILDPMLLKEIEEDGPTIDTAQRRSKTSRNRVVECLISIFHIGVNCSVESPRERTNIVDVAQKLISIRNKLVGAEIHGP is encoded by the exons ATGAAAATGAGGCTTTCCAACAAGAATTTCTCATCATCTCTGTCCATcttcatattttcttttctcctgTGCTTCAGCTCAACTACCTCTTCAGGTAATGAGACTGATCTCCAAGCTTTGCTTGAATTCAGGTCCAAAATAACTCATGACCCTTTTATGATTTTGAGCTCATGGAACGTTTCCAGTCATTTCTGTCAATGGCAAGGTGTCACCTGCGGCCGTCGGCACCGGAGAGTCACTGTGTTAAATCTGCAGTCCCTGAAACTTGCAGGCTATATATCACCCTACATTGGCAACTTGAGCTTTCTAAGGGAactaaatcttcaaaacaatagCTTCAGTCGAGAAATCCCACAAGAAATTGGCTATCTGAGAAGATTGAAAGAACTCAAGTTAAGCAACAATTCAATTAGTGGGAGAATTCCTACCAATTTATCCAGTTGTTCAAATTTAATTGATATCCTCCTGGGTGGTAACAAGTTGGAAAGAGATGTTCCTGCAGAGCTTGGTGGCCTGTCGAAACTTCgaattctttccatatttgagaACAAATTAACAGGCAGGATACCCATTTCTCTTGGAAACTTGTCGCAGCTTCAGAAACTTTCTCTGTCTAACAATCGCTTGGCGGGCACTGTACCTGAATCTCTAGGCCAATTGAGGAATCTTGCATTCGTGGGTTTTCGTTCGAATAAGCTGTCAGGTAACATCCCCCCATCAATCTTCAATCTATCTTCCATCAGAGAGATAGACATGGGAGAGAATCATTTCCATGGCAATCTTCCTTCGGACATAGGCTTTTCACTTCCAAACATCAGATGGTTTGGCATTAGCTACAATGAGTTCACTGGGAAAATTCCTTCTTCTTTCTCTAACGCCTCTAACCTTGAGGTCCTTCTGTTGATCGGCAACCAGCTCGCCGGAGATGTGCCATCTCTAGCAAAGTTACAGAGGCTTCGGGCCCTTTCGCTAACCTCTAATTACTTGGGAACTGGGAAGAATGATGATTTGAACTTCATTTACTCTATAACAAATGCCACAGGGTTAAAAGAACTGACCATCAATGGAAACAATTTTGGAGGTGTGATACCTGAGATCATTGGGAATCTTTCAACTTCTTTAACTATTCTTTTACTAGACAACAATCGACTAATTGGAAGAATCCCACCTGGGATTGGAAATCTTGTCGGCTTGCAAGATCTTGAGATGTGGAATAACCAGCTTTCAGGTTTCATTCCACATACTATTGGGAAGCTTCAAAATCTCGTGGTTTTGGCTTTGAACAACAACACGTTTTCAGGGAGAATTCCATCCTCCATTGGGAACTTAACGAATTTGATTCAACTCCTTTTGGAACAAAACAATCTTTCAGGGAGTATCCCATCAACTCTTGGAAGATGTGGAAGCTTAATTGGAATGGATCTTTCTCAAAACAATCTTAGCGGTTCCATATCCACACAGATTCTGAGTCTCTCTTCACTGTCAATCTATCTTGATCTTTCTCTAAACAATTTGACAGGAGAGTTATCAATGGAAGTTGGAAATCTGAAAGGCCTGAGTGAATTTGATGTTTCTGGGAACAAATTATCCGGTGAGATTCCAAACTCTCTTGGTAGTTGCATAAGCCTGGAAATATTACACCTGAATGACAACAATTTCCAAGGTTCCATACCTTCATCTTTGAGTTCACTGAAAGCTCTTCAAGTTCTGGATTTATCTGACAATCATTTATCTGGTGAAATTCCAGAATTTTTATCACACTTCAGCTTGCTGGAGCTTTTGAATCTCTCTTATAATAATTTGACAGGCATGGTGCCCAGTAAAGGTATTTTTAAGAATGCAAGTGCTACTTCAGTTGAGGGAAACAATATGCTTTGTGGGGGCATACCCAAGTTTCATTTACCTAAATGCAGATCTGTAAGGGATAACAAGAGTGGATCGGTTCTTAAATTGAAGCTGGCAATTGCTATTATTTCTGGGATTTTAGGAGTCACATTGGTACTGttgtttcttttccttttcttcaagCAGAAGAAAAGAAATGAACCCACTCCAGATCTTTCAGAGAAGAAAATTTTGGAGCTATCATATCAAAATCTGTATAATGCTACTGATGGATTCTCTTCTGAAAATATGATTGGTAAAGGTAGTTTTGGTTCTGTCTACAAGGGAACACTTGACGAAAGGGCAACTTTAATTGCCATCAAAGTGTTTGATCTTATGCGCCATGGAGCTTTCAAGAGTTTCCAAGCTGAGTGTGAAGCCTTAAGAAACATCAGACATAGGAACCTTGTAAAGGTTCTAACAGTTTGCTCAAGTGTTGATTATCAGGGAAATGATTTCAAGGCTCTGGTTTATGAGTTCATGATCAATGGAAGCCTAGAAGAGTGGCTGCATCTACCTACTGCCGAAAACGAGGCAGATGTGGTGGCTCCAAGGAACTTAAAGATTCTGCAAAGGTTAAATATTTTGATTGATGTTGCTCATGCAATTGACTACCTTCACCATCACTGTGAAACCCAAATTGTTCATTGTGATCTCAAACCGAGCAATATTCTTCTCGATGAAGAATTCACAGGACATGTGGGTGACTTTGGGTTAGCTAAATTCCTCCTTAATCCAACTGATATGGATAATAGGGCTAATCAATCAAGTTCTATTGGAGTAAGAGGAACAATGGGTTATGCTCCCCCAG AGTATGGAATGGGAAACGAGATTTCAACAAATGGGGATGTCTACAGTTATGGTATCCTCCTCCTGGAAATGTTCACAGGGAAGAGGCCTACAGATGAAAAGTTCAACAAAGGTTTTAATCTTCATGGCTTTGTCAAGGAAGCTTTGCCTGATAATGTGACAGAGATTTTGGATCCTATGCTTCTTAAGGAAATAGAAGAAGATGGTCCAACCATAGATACTGCTCAACGAAGAAGCAAAACTAGCAGAAACAGAGTAGTTGagtgcttgatttcaatatttcaTATTGGAGTTAATTGTTCTGTTGAATCACCTAGAGAAAGAACGAACATTGTTGATGTTGCACAGAAGCTGATTTCAATCAGAAACAAGCTTGTTGGAGCTGAAATTCATGGACCGTGA
- the LOC110600539 gene encoding bystin → MEKKRARHQNPKPFIPEDNDSVASAKKRSKAAKHHQKQETMISSGMSSKILKEALIQQKEIQEEAEQANPTSNAFVVAEEEAARHQQEDEDDDFDDFSGFSETQTHFGDEEIDEDEEKLLEAFLSKEAGPQRTLADLIIEKIKQENANFSSDTQPMPKLDPSILDLYKGLGEFLSRYTAGKMPKAFKHIPSMQLWEDVLYLTKPESWSPNAMYQATRIFASNLGVKKAELFYRLVLLPRIRDDIKQNKRLHFALYQALKKSLYKPAAFNKGILFPLCKSGTCNLREAVIVGSIIQKVSIPMLHSSAALLKLAEMEYCGTTSYFIKLLLEKKYALPYRVLDAVVAHFMRFLDETRIMPVIWHQSLLAFVQRYKNELTKEDKQNLRTLVGKQKHKLVTPEIIRELDSSRNRGEKEDPMSMTSPISVINKVIEEDRFDIPQVPMEED, encoded by the exons ATGGAGAAGAAGCGAGCTAGACACCAAAACCCTAAACCCTTTATCCCAGAAGACAATGACTCCGTCGCCTCTGCTAAGAAACGATCGAAAGCAGCAAAACATCACCAAAAGCAAGAAACG ATGATATCTTCGGGGATGAGCtcgaaaattttgaaagagGCGCTGATACAGCAAAAAGAGATTCAAGAGGAGGCTGAGCAGGCTAATCCTACTAGCAATGCCTTTGTTGTGGCAGAGGAAGAAGCTGCTAGGCATCAACAAGAAGATGAGGAtgatgattttgatgattttagtGGATTCTCTGAGACTCAAACCCATTTTGGTGAT GAGGAGATTGATGAGGATGAGGAGAAATTACTGGAGGCTTTCTTATCAAAGGAAGCTGGTCCACAGCGTACACTTGCAGACCtcataattgaaaaaattaagcAGGAGAATGCAAATTTTTCTTCAG ATACACAACCCATGCCAAAATTGGATCCATCTATATTAGATTTATACAAGGG GCTTGGTGAGTTTCTGAGTAGATATACAGCTGGAaaaatgcctaaagcatttAAGCATATCCCTTCAATGCAACTATGGGAGGATGTCTTGTACCTGACTAAACCTGAGAGTTGGTCGCCAAATGCAATGTATCAAGCGACAAGAATCTTTGCTTCCAATTTGGGTGTGAAGAAAGCAGAGCTTTTCTATAGGCTTGTATTGCTTCCTCGAATCAGAGATGATATTAAACAGAACAAGAGGCTGCATTTTGCTCTATATCAAGCTCTGAAAAAATCTCTTTACAAGCCTGCTGCATTCAACAAGGGAATATTGTTTCCACTATGTAAG TCAGGGACTTGTAATCTTAGGGAGGCCGTCATTGTTGGAAGTATTATTCAAAAGGTTTCCATTCCCATGCTTCATTCAAG TGCTGCATTATTGAAGCTTGCAGAGATGGAGTATTGTGGCACAACAAG TTACTTTATCAAGCTTCTTTTGGAAAAGAAATATGCCTTGCCATATCGTGTACTTGATGCTGTTGTTGCTCATTTTATGAGATTTCTTGATGAGACAAGAATAATGCCTGTAATATGGCACCAGTCGCTTCTTGCTTTTGTGCAAAG GTACAAGAATGAATTGACGAAAGAAGATAAGCAGAATCTTAGAACACTAGTCGGAAagcaaaaacataaatta GTAACTCCTGAAATTATTCGAGAGCTAGACAGTAGCCGTAATCGTGGTGAAAAGGAGGATCCAATGTCAATGA CATCTCCTATTTCTGTGATAAATAAAGTGATCGAGGAAGACAGGTTTGATATTCCACAAGTGCCCATGGAGGAGGATTGA
- the LOC110630642 gene encoding protein YIP4b yields MSHSDTIPLHASSQSDIDEIENLINASVQSGPATVLPARPPSPPRIPVSSSPFIQSKLPPLPSTNQKPSPAPSVPAAPPPPPANSHSGIGASGFGSATNTLTEPVWDTVKRDLSRIVSNLKLVVFPNPYREDPGKALRDWDLWGPFFFIVFLGLVLSWSASVKKSEVFAVAFALLAAGAVILTLNVLLLGGHIIFFQSLSLLGYCLFPLDVGALICMLKDNVIVKMVVVCVTLFWSSWAAYPFMSSAVNPRRKALALYPVFLMYVSVGFLIIAID; encoded by the exons ATGTCGCACAGCGACACAATTCCTCTCCATGCTTCCTCCCAATCCGACATCGACGAGATCGAGAACCTAATCAACGCCAGCGTTCAATCCGGCCCGGCAACTGTCCTACCGGCCCGCCCGCCTAGCCCACCACGTATCCCTGTCTCTTCCTCTCCATTCATTCAGTCGAAACTCCCTCCATTGCCATCGACAAACCAGAAACCGTCACCTGCACCATCTGTACCCGCGGCTCCGCCTCCACCGCCAGCCAACTCTCATTCGGGTATTGGTGCTTCCGGATTTGGGTCGGCTACGAATACGTTGACGGAGCCTGTTTGGGACACGGTGAAGAGAGATCTGTCGAGGATCGTGAGTAATTTGAAGCTGGTAGTGTTTCCTAACCCGTATAGAGAAGATCCTGGGAAGGCTTTAAGGGATTGGGATCTTTGGGGCCCGTTTTTCTTCATTGTGTTTCTGGGGCTTGTTCTTTCATGGTCTGCTTCGGTGAAAAAG TCTGAGGTTTTCGCTGTTGCATTTGCGCTGCTTGCAGCTGGGGCTGTAATCTTGACTCTGAATGTCCTGCTACTG GGTGGACACATAATTTTCTTCCAAAGTCTGAGCCTTCTAGGTTATTGTCTCTTCCCTCTGGACGTTGGAGCCCTAATCTGTATGTTGAAGGACAATGTGATAGTAAAAATGGTGGTGGTGTGTGTGACCTTGTTTTGGAGCTCATGGGCTGCCTATCCATTCATGAGTTCAGCCGTCAACCCAAGAAGAAAGGCTCTTGCTCTTTACCCTGTTTTTCTCATGTATGTATCTGTTGGTTTCCTCATCATTGCCATTGATTAA